The following proteins come from a genomic window of Argopecten irradians isolate NY unplaced genomic scaffold, Ai_NY scaffold_0448, whole genome shotgun sequence:
- the LOC138312727 gene encoding uncharacterized protein, with translation MSAGWREPSGSVPKELHNRPKYLVQHIREATVRCSDITSDMVTMVTEKEFLVQSSNRQSHFYRINLGDESSHTMPSCDCRAFKKTHFPCKHFCALICHINNITWNSLPNFYMNNPHFIIDEDCVKLPKDQLFNIQEVEHSTTACAPCKDLDNTITEPQQPQGPSLSDSAWKVREILKDLYNLTYIADSVQAMEEARKHLSSASEQLRDGCPANGSLLLVNIPPKRPSKKRKLSTEPLLKKLPTRAKRKRTIKHQFQRISVNDREYLTLHFGNCFQYCDIGSSKQNVICI, from the exons ATGTCAGCTGGTTGGAGGGAACCATCAGGCTCTGTTCCAAAAGAGCTTCATAACCGGCCCAAATACCTTGTACAACATATTCGTGAAGCAACGGTTAGATGTTCGGACATCACTTCAGACATGGTCACAATGGTAACTGAGAAAGAGTTTCTAGTGCAGTCATCTAACCGCCAGTCTCACTTCTATCGTATTAACCTAGGTGATGAATCCAGTCACACCATGCCATCTTGTGACTGTAGGGCATTCAAGAAAACACATTTCCCCTGTAAGCATTTCTGTGCTTTGATATGCCACATCAATAACATCACATGGAACTCTTTGCCAAACTTCTACATGAACAATCCTCATTTTATCATTGATGAGGATTGTGTCAAGCTGCCGAAAGATCAACTTTTTAACATACAAGAAGTGGAGCATTCTACAACAGCATGTGCACCTTGTAAAGACCTAGATAACACCATCACAGAGCCACAGCAGCCGCAAGGTCCTTCTCTTTCTGACTCTGCCTGGAAGGTCAGGGAAATCTTGAAAGATTTATACAATCTCACGTACATTGCTGATTCCGTTCAGGCTATGGAAGAGGCAAGAAAACATCTGTCCTCTGCATCAGAGCAACTCCGAGATGGTTGCCCTGCCAATGGTTCATTGCTGTTGGTGAATATTCCTCCAAAGAGACCATCCAAAAAACGAAAATTGTCCACTGAACCTCTTCTTAAGAAACTGCCAACAAGAGCCAAGAGGAAACGTACAATCAAAC ACCAATTCCAGAGAATTTCTGTAAATGACCGTGagtatttaacattacattttgGAAACTGCTTTCAATACTGTGACATAGGCTCaagtaaacaaaatgttatCTGCATATGA